A genomic window from Peromyscus maniculatus bairdii isolate BWxNUB_F1_BW_parent chromosome 1, HU_Pman_BW_mat_3.1, whole genome shotgun sequence includes:
- the LOC143271168 gene encoding secretoglobin family 1D member 2-like — translation MALVESICSPFLKSQTKLSTMRLVLCFLLLTLALCCYEANAKVCEAVMRESTIFIMGTEAQLEAELQKYGAPPEAVEAKLEVKRCVDENLNVIEKGGIAAILGEVAAKCALTP, via the exons ATGGCTCTGGTAGAGTCCATTTGCTCGCCCTTTTTGAAGTCTCAAACCAAACTGAGCACCATGAGGCTGGTCCTGTGTTTTCTGCTGCTCACCCTGgctctctgttgctatgaag CTAATGCTaaagtctgtgaagctgttatGCGTGAAAGCACCATCTTCATAATGGGGACCGAGGCACAACTGGAGGCGGAACTTCAGAAATATGGTGCACCTCCAGAGGCTGTGGAAGCAAAACTAGAAGTGAAGAGATGTGTAGACGAGAACTTGAATGTTATAGAGAAAGGGGGAATAGCAGCCATATTG
- the LOC143270217 gene encoding secretoglobin family 2A member 2-like has protein sequence MKLAVVFILAAIPICCYASGSSGCSMLDNIIESTIDPAVSVEDYHATIDEATTLPYHKGAVTKFKQCFLDQSEETLQNVHVMVEAIYNSEDCPEEA, from the exons ATGAAGCTGGCAGTGGTCTTCATACTGGCCGCCATCCCCATTTGCTGCTATGCCAGTG GTTCTTCTGGCTGCAGCATGTTGGATAATATTATTGAAAGTACAATTGACCCAGCTGTTTCTGTGGAGGATTATCATGCCACCATAGATGAAGCTACAACTCTTCCCTACCATAAAGGGGCTGTGACCAAGTTCAAACAGTGTTTCCTGGACCAGAGTGAAGAGACTCTGCAAAATGTGCACGTGATGGTG GAAGCAATATACAACAGTGAAGATTGCCCAGAGGAGGCCTGA